In Halomarina salina, one DNA window encodes the following:
- a CDS encoding aldehyde dehydrogenase family protein — MSSDTRSATERRDEVRQRHQEAADEVLPEQTGLYIDGEFVDAADGETFDTVDPTTGEVLASVARGKEADVDDAVEAAWTAFDEEWSDYSAGRRQRVLTAIADAIEDHVEELARLETLDNGKPISEAKIDIRGAAEHFRYFAGIVRENGGETMNAGSRYGQVIKEPYGVVGQVIPWNFPLMMASWKLAPALAAGNCTVLKPAEQTPLTALRLAELIDDIVPDGVVNIVPGYGEEAGAALTGHPDIRKVAFTGSTAVGKQVMKSAADTVTDVTLELGGKSPVVVFPDVHPKKAVALVKSAIFYNTGECCEAGSRLFVHEDIADDVLDGLVSAIDDMTIGDPLDEETDLGPKVSREQVDRTMEFLEKAQEEGGQFLAGGGQPEDEALSDGCFVEPTLIEGLDHDSEAVQEEIFGPVLDVFRWDDYDEMMALANDVEYGLAGGVITDDITKANTTARDIEAGYIWINSYHDLVAGLPFGGYKQSGIGRELSADTLDHYQQTKTINLSLR, encoded by the coding sequence ATGTCAAGCGACACTCGTTCGGCGACGGAGCGACGTGACGAGGTACGACAGCGCCACCAGGAGGCCGCAGACGAGGTCCTCCCGGAACAGACCGGCCTCTACATCGACGGCGAGTTCGTCGACGCTGCCGACGGCGAGACGTTCGACACCGTCGACCCGACGACCGGCGAGGTGCTCGCGTCGGTCGCTCGCGGCAAGGAGGCGGACGTCGACGACGCCGTCGAGGCCGCGTGGACGGCGTTCGACGAGGAGTGGTCGGACTACTCGGCCGGTCGCCGCCAGCGCGTCCTCACCGCCATCGCGGACGCCATCGAGGACCACGTCGAGGAGCTCGCGCGACTGGAGACCCTCGACAACGGCAAGCCCATCTCGGAGGCGAAGATAGACATCCGGGGCGCGGCCGAGCACTTCCGGTACTTCGCGGGCATCGTCCGTGAGAACGGTGGTGAGACGATGAACGCCGGCTCGCGGTACGGCCAGGTCATCAAGGAGCCGTACGGCGTCGTCGGGCAGGTCATCCCGTGGAACTTCCCGCTGATGATGGCGTCGTGGAAGCTCGCCCCGGCGCTCGCGGCGGGCAACTGCACGGTCCTCAAACCGGCCGAGCAGACGCCACTGACGGCGCTCCGACTCGCGGAACTGATAGACGACATCGTCCCCGACGGGGTCGTCAACATCGTCCCCGGCTACGGCGAGGAGGCCGGCGCGGCGCTGACCGGCCACCCCGACATCCGTAAGGTCGCGTTCACCGGGTCGACCGCGGTCGGCAAGCAGGTGATGAAGAGCGCGGCCGACACCGTCACCGACGTGACGCTCGAACTCGGCGGGAAGAGCCCCGTCGTCGTCTTCCCGGACGTCCACCCGAAGAAGGCCGTCGCCCTCGTGAAGTCGGCCATCTTCTACAACACCGGCGAGTGCTGTGAGGCCGGCTCGCGGCTGTTCGTCCACGAGGACATCGCCGACGACGTGCTCGACGGCCTCGTGAGCGCAATCGACGACATGACCATCGGCGACCCGCTCGACGAGGAGACGGACCTCGGCCCGAAGGTCTCCCGCGAGCAGGTCGACCGGACGATGGAGTTCCTGGAGAAGGCCCAGGAGGAGGGCGGGCAGTTCCTCGCGGGCGGCGGTCAGCCGGAGGACGAGGCGCTCTCGGACGGCTGTTTCGTCGAGCCGACCCTCATCGAGGGCCTCGACCACGACAGCGAGGCCGTCCAGGAGGAGATCTTCGGCCCCGTCCTCGACGTGTTCCGCTGGGACGACTACGACGAGATGATGGCACTCGCCAACGACGTGGAGTACGGCCTCGCGGGCGGCGTCATCACCGACGACATCACGAAGGCCAACACCACCGCCCGCGACATCGAGGCGGGCTACATCTGGATCAACAGCTACCACGACCTGGTGGCGGGCCTGCCGTTCGGCGGCTACAAGCAGTCGGGCATCGGTCGCGAACTCAGCGCCGACACGCTCGACCACTACCAGCAGACGAAGACCATCAACCTCTCCCTGCGGTAG
- a CDS encoding helix-turn-helix domain-containing protein — protein sequence MSPGVHVQLAVSGVDACPASLASRSATVESVTTSRPSSADGDGVVGELTVTDGDAVEASTDLDGPVFSDGDRSVYRFTASGEDCPCGTVPDHGCPVRDLRADGGRLVVTFVADDAETVRSVVLDLQSCCETVRLQRLTRSADGDEPTLVVVDRTAFTDRQYEVLRTAHEMGYFDRPKTATSDEVAASLDITVPTFSEHLAVSQSKLLDQVLAT from the coding sequence ATGAGCCCCGGAGTGCACGTGCAACTGGCCGTCAGCGGCGTCGACGCCTGTCCCGCCAGTCTGGCGAGTCGGTCGGCGACCGTCGAGTCGGTGACGACGAGTCGGCCGTCGAGCGCAGACGGCGACGGTGTCGTGGGCGAACTGACCGTCACGGACGGTGACGCGGTCGAGGCGTCGACCGACCTCGACGGACCGGTGTTCTCCGACGGTGACCGCTCCGTCTACCGGTTCACCGCATCGGGCGAGGACTGTCCGTGCGGAACCGTCCCCGACCACGGCTGTCCGGTTCGCGACCTCCGCGCCGACGGGGGTCGCCTCGTCGTGACGTTCGTCGCGGACGACGCCGAGACGGTTCGGTCGGTCGTCCTCGACCTGCAGTCGTGCTGTGAGACGGTCCGGTTACAGCGGCTCACCCGGTCGGCAGACGGCGACGAACCGACACTCGTCGTCGTCGACCGGACCGCGTTCACCGACCGGCAGTACGAAGTGCTCCGCACCGCCCACGAGATGGGCTACTTCGACCGACCGAAGACGGCGACCTCGGACGAGGTCGCCGCCTCGCTCGACATCACCGTCCCGACGTTCAGCGAGCACCTCGCCGTCTCCCAGTCGAAACTCCTCGACCAGGTGCTCGCGACGTAG
- a CDS encoding group I truncated hemoglobin gives MSQSVYHEIGGREAVEAVVEAFYDRVLSDDRLAPYFEGMDMTELRAHQVQFISSVAGGPVDYSGADMREAHAHLDIGDAEFDAVAEHLESALRVNGVGDENVTAILDEVESLRAPVVGR, from the coding sequence ATGTCACAGTCAGTGTACCACGAGATCGGTGGTCGAGAGGCAGTCGAAGCCGTCGTCGAGGCGTTCTACGACAGGGTGCTGTCGGACGACCGGCTCGCGCCGTACTTCGAGGGGATGGACATGACCGAACTGCGGGCCCACCAGGTCCAGTTCATCAGTTCGGTCGCCGGCGGTCCGGTCGACTACTCCGGCGCGGACATGCGCGAGGCACACGCCCACCTCGACATCGGCGACGCCGAGTTCGACGCGGTCGCCGAGCACCTCGAGTCCGCACTCCGAGTGAACGGCGTCGGCGACGAGAACGTGACCGCCATCCTCGACGAGGTGGAGTCGCTACGAGCACCCGTCGTCGGTCGGTGA